Proteins from one Telopea speciosissima isolate NSW1024214 ecotype Mountain lineage chromosome 1, Tspe_v1, whole genome shotgun sequence genomic window:
- the LOC122640884 gene encoding serine/threonine-protein kinase ATG1t — MEDETTDISSESVIAMVGEYILKGKVGEGPLSIVWKAQHRLTGEEVAVKQIYLSKLNRNLKGCLDCELNFLSSVRHPNIIRLIDAFQVEGCIYLVLEFCAGGDLASFIRQNGRIQESIVRRFTRQLGAGLQVLRAHHVIHRDLKPENILLSTPDSDAVLKIADFGLSRVVHPGDFVETVCGSPMYMAPEVLQFQRYDEKVDMWSIGAILFELLNGYPPFRGRNNVQLLQNIQESACLPFSQLILPGLHPDSIDICTRLLCKNPVNRLSFDEFFYHRFLRM, encoded by the exons ATGGAGGACGAGACTACGGACATCTCCTCTGAGTCTGTAATCGCCATGGTTGGAGAGTATATCTTGAAAGGGAAAGTGGGAGAAGGTCCCTTATCGATCGTCTGGAAGGCGCAGCACCGACTTACCGGCGAAGAGGTGGCGGTGAAGCAAATCTATCTCTCGAAACTGAACAGAAACCTCAAGGGTTGCTTGGACTGCGAGCTCAACTTCTTGTCCAGTGTCAGACACCCCAATATTATTCGCCTTATAGACGCTTTTCAG GTTGAAGGGTGCATATACCTGGTCTTGGAGTTCTGTGCAGGGGGCGATCTAGCTTCTTTCATTCGGCAGAATGGGAGGATTCAAGAATCAATTGTCAGAAGATTTACGCGGCAGCTTG GAGCTGGTTTGCAAGTCCTGCGAGCCCACCATGTTATACATCGTGACTTGAAACCTGAG AATATTCTACTCTCTACCCCGGACAGTGATGCAGTACTAAAGATTGCTGATTTTGGTCTCTCAag AGTTGTACATCCAGGTGACTTTGTTGAGACTGTTTGCGGGTCCCCTATGTACATGGCTCCAGAAGTTCTGCAATTTCAAAGATATGATGAGAAG GTTGATATGTGGAGCATTGGTGCAAttctttttgagcttttgaATGGGTATCCACCTTTTCGTGGGAGGAACAATGTACAG CTGCTACAGAACATCCAGGAGAGCGCATGCTTGCCATTTTCTCAGCTCATCCTCCCTGGATTGCACCCAGACTCTATAGATATTTGTACAAGATTACTTTGTAAAAATCCAG TGAATCGTTTGTCCTTTGACGAGTTCTTCTACCACAGATTCTTGAGAATGTAA